Below is a genomic region from bacterium.
TAAAACAAGTCCATAAATAGAATAAGAATTACAGTCATATATTTCTCCCTCTCTCAATTTTTCCCCTATTTTCTTTACCTCATCACCAGTTGCAATTATTCCAACTTCTGGCTTTTTATAAACCAAAACTTTCTTTATTCCACAATATGCAATAATAGCCATATATCCACTATCTATAAAAGTCCCCTTCTTTATCAATAAATCTCCCTTTTTAAAATCTTCTCCTTTCTCAGCAATATTTTCACCCTTTTTAATTTCTTTTAAAATTTTTATCTTCCTTTTCCCTTCCTCAACAAACTCTTCTGTATCCTCAAATTTAATAACAGTATCAAAACCTTCTGGAATTTTAGCACCTGTCATTATTAAAACACATTTTCCCTTCTCATATTCAACAATTTTCTCTTCTCCTGCTTTAATCTCATCCTTAATCTCAAATATTTTTGTATTACTCAAATCATCAAATTTTATTGCATAACCATCCATTGCACTTCTTTTAAATGGTGGCATATCAAAAGGAGAAAAAATATCTTCTGCAATAAATCTTCCAAGTGATTTTAAAATATCAACTTTTTCAACACCACAAATTTTTGTTTCTTTTAAAACTATTTCAATTGCTTTTTCAAAACTTATTAAATTTTCCATGTTTTAAAATAAGAATATCATTTTTTGTATTTAAATTAAAAAAACTTTCCTGCCAACCAAACTTTTCAATTATATCCTGGCTTATGTACTCAACCTTTGCCCTATTTAAAATTTCCCTTACTCTGTATTCCCCTCTTTTTATCATCTCTTCCATTACTTTTAAAACATTCTTACTATAAATCGCAAAAAGAACTTCATATCTATTTTTATAAACAGGAACTAAAACATCATAATTTTTCTTTATTCCCATCATATATCTAACAAAATCAACATTTATAAAAGGCATATCACAGGCAAAAACAAAATTATATAAAGAACTTGAGATTGAAAGACCAGTATAAATCCCTCCAAGTGGTCCACATCCAAACCCATCTTTTATTACATCAATCTTTTCATCCTTATAATTTTCAAATTTTTCAGGATTTAAAGATACAATATAAATTTTATCAAAAACAGGTTTTATCCTTTCAATAATAATCTCAATCAATTTTTTACTATTGATTTCAATTAATGCCTTATCTAAACCAGTCCTTTTACTTTTTTCTCCTTTTGCAAGAATTATTGAGTTCATATAAAATAAATTACCATAAAGGCATCATAATGAAAAATCTAATCGCTATTTTTTCTGGTTTAATCATAGGACTAATGGCAGGACTTATTGGTGTTGGTGGAGGAGCAGCAACAGTAAGAATGCTTACTGACGAGGTGGGACCTTGCAAATGTGGCAGGAACAGATTTTGAATTCAGGGATTTTTGAGTATGGGTCAAGTTCTGTATGGGTTAATATATTTGCATAAAAATGGAATGGAATAAAAATAACACCTTTTTGGATTTTTCTACTCAATTTTGCTTTCAATTTGATAGAACCTCTTCTTGATTTAATTTCTGCAAAATCTCCTTCTTTAATTCCAAGTTTTTCTGCATCCTCACAATTCATAACAAAAAATTCATCTCCAGTTATCTCCTTTATTCCCTTAACTTTTCCAGTCATTGTCCTTGAATGATATTCTGTTAAAATCCTTCCTGTTGTTAAAATAAATGGATAATCTTCATCAGGCAATTCATATGGTTCTTTATATTCAACAATCTTTAAAATGCCTTTTCCTCTTTTAAATTTACCTATATGCAATGTTTCTGTTCCTTTATCTTCCTCTGATAGACATGGCCACTGAATCCTATCCCCATTTTTTACCCTTTTGGGTGTTATCCCTTTATAAACTTCAACAGTTTTATTTATTTCCCTTAAAATATCCCAGACATCGTTATAATTCCAGTTATAACCAAATCTCTTTGCAATCTCATTTATTATCCACCAGTCAGGTTTTCCATTATTGTTTTCAATGCATTTTGAAATTTTCTGAACCCTCCTTTCTGTATTTGTAAATGTCCCTTCTTTCTCAAATGAAGAAAGTGCTGGAAAAACAACATCTGCAAATTCACAAACTTCAGTAGAAAAGATATCTTGGACAATTAAAAAATCAATCTTTTCAAGTGCTTTCTTTATATGTAAAATATCAGGGTCAGAAATTAAAGGCATTTCTCCCATTATATACAAACATTTAATATTTCCTTTTAAAACATTTTCAAACATTTCAACAAGAGTAAAACCAATCTTATCAGGAAGTCCTTTCTCATTCCATAGATTTTCAAATTTCTCAATTGTATTTTTATCGTCAACCCTACTATATCCGGGATAAAACTCAGGCAAACAGCCCATATCACAGGCACCTTGAACATTATTCTGTCCCCTTAATGGAGAAAGTCCTGCACCTTTTTTTCCAATCTGACCTGTAAGAAGAGCAAGGTTTGAAAGAGTAAATACATTTTCTGTTCCTGTTATATGCTGTGTTATCCCCATAGACCATAAAATTACAGAACTTTTTGATTTTGAATATAAATAAGCAACTTTCCTTAAATCCTCTATTTTTACATTTGCAATTTTCTCAACAAGTGATAAATCAAATTTCTCAATAAATTTTTTATATTCTTCAAAATTCTCAACTCTTTCTTTTATAAATTCCTCATTGTAAAGTTTCTCATCAACAATTATTTTTGCAAGTCCATTAAAAACAATTACATCTGTTCCATATCTCGGCTGTAAATATATATCAGCAATTTTTGAAATCTCTATTTCTCTTGGGTCAATAACAATAATTTTTGCTCCTTTCTCTTTTGCTTTTCTTATTCTATAAGATGTTACTGGTTGTGTTTCTGTTATATTTGTTCCTGTTATAATTATGCAATCAGAATAATTTTCAATCTCATCAAGTGAATTACTCATTGCAGCAGAACCTATTGTTTGAGAAAGTCCTACAACTGTTGAGGAATGACAGAGCCGTGCACAATGGTCAACATTATTTGATTTTAAAACACACCTAAAAAATTTCTGAAATATATAATTTTCTTCATTTGTGCATTTTGCAGATGAAAGTCCAGCAATTGAAAAAGGTCCAAAATTATCTCTAAAATATTTTAATTTTTCATAAACAAAATCAATTGCTTCTTCCCAACTTACTTCCTTAAATTTACCATCTTCTTTTATAAGTGGCTTTTTTAATCTTTCCTCATCCTTTACATATTCAAATCCAAACTTTCCTTTAATGCATAAAAATCCTTTATTTACAGGACTATCTTCATCTCCTTTTACTTTCACAATCTCATTATTTTTTACATAAGCAACAATTCCGCAGCCAACTCCACAATATGGACATATAGCTTTTATCTTTTCATATTCCCAGTTCCTTCCTTTTCCTTCAGC
It encodes:
- a CDS encoding molybdopterin molybdotransferase MoeA, which codes for MENLISFEKAIEIVLKETKICGVEKVDILKSLGRFIAEDIFSPFDMPPFKRSAMDGYAIKFDDLSNTKIFEIKDEIKAGEEKIVEYEKGKCVLIMTGAKIPEGFDTVIKFEDTEEFVEEGKRKIKILKEIKKGENIAEKGEDFKKGDLLIKKGTFIDSGYMAIIAYCGIKKVLVYKKPEVGIIATGDEVKKIGEKLREGEIYDCNSYSIYGLVLKYGGIPEILGIAKDNKRSLKRYIEKGLEKDILILSGGVSEGKYDFVVDVFKEIGIEMKFWKVAVKPGKPTFFGKKGKTLIFGLPGYPVSTYINFENLVRPAILKMQGKKNFDRFKVVGILASDVENKGDRDEFLRIIVKVENDENIVIPFKKQKSGVFTSIVNTNGLLYLKKGQKIKKGEKVIVSVMRSDLVSIFT
- a CDS encoding molybdenum cofactor guanylyltransferase, whose amino-acid sequence is MNSIILAKGEKSKRTGLDKALIEINSKKLIEIIIERIKPVFDKIYIVSLNPEKFENYKDEKIDVIKDGFGCGPLGGIYTGLSISSSLYNFVFACDMPFINVDFVRYMMGIKKNYDVLVPVYKNRYEVLFAIYSKNVLKVMEEMIKRGEYRVREILNRAKVEYISQDIIEKFGWQESFFNLNTKNDILILKHGKFNKF
- the fdhF gene encoding formate dehydrogenase subunit alpha — translated: MENKKIKIEIDGKEIFTEIGKTILQTAKENGIEIPNLCNHPELIPNGACRLCLVEVVGEKRPVASCCYPVYDGMKVYTNTEKLINYRRLTLQLIISDHPLDCMTCEKSGDCLLEKYAYQYGIKKIEYSGEKAERKEKNGFPFIVRDYEKCILCGRCVKVCEEIVGANAIDYKNRGFITEIISGFDEILKDTECLFCGNCIEVCPVGSLREISAEGKGRNWEYEKIKAICPYCGVGCGIVAYVKNNEIVKVKGDEDSPVNKGFLCIKGKFGFEYVKDEERLKKPLIKEDGKFKEVSWEEAIDFVYEKLKYFRDNFGPFSIAGLSSAKCTNEENYIFQKFFRCVLKSNNVDHCARLCHSSTVVGLSQTIGSAAMSNSLDEIENYSDCIIITGTNITETQPVTSYRIRKAKEKGAKIIVIDPREIEISKIADIYLQPRYGTDVIVFNGLAKIIVDEKLYNEEFIKERVENFEEYKKFIEKFDLSLVEKIANVKIEDLRKVAYLYSKSKSSVILWSMGITQHITGTENVFTLSNLALLTGQIGKKGAGLSPLRGQNNVQGACDMGCLPEFYPGYSRVDDKNTIEKFENLWNEKGLPDKIGFTLVEMFENVLKGNIKCLYIMGEMPLISDPDILHIKKALEKIDFLIVQDIFSTEVCEFADVVFPALSSFEKEGTFTNTERRVQKISKCIENNNGKPDWWIINEIAKRFGYNWNYNDVWDILREINKTVEVYKGITPKRVKNGDRIQWPCLSEEDKGTETLHIGKFKRGKGILKIVEYKEPYELPDEDYPFILTTGRILTEYHSRTMTGKVKGIKEITGDEFFVMNCEDAEKLGIKEGDFAEIKSRRGSIKLKAKLSRKIQKGVIFIPFHFYANILTHTELDPYSKIPEFKICSCHICKVPPRQ